The following coding sequences lie in one Mesorhizobium sp. DCY119 genomic window:
- a CDS encoding RimK family alpha-L-glutamate ligase — protein sequence MKARILVVNDNAGPQSKRLLSALRERGFEVTTASLSTIAFDTTSHSGLAIPGFDAGELPDAVIVRSISAGSFEAVTRRLGVLHALGKHGVPVWNSAQAIERCVDKSMTTFLLKNADVPTPTTFAIEGLEAATAITARELPQTPLVLKPLFGAQGRGIRLIRELSDLPTEEEINGVYYLQHYVPRAGPPFRDYRVFVCAGKVLAMMARRGDDWITNVNRGAAPEAISGEIEAELAELALAAAAAVGADFAGVDIVPAADGSLHVLEVNSMPAWSGLQSVVAVNIAEAIAESLLAFLDTRGQARPPLRLIEPFPMAVAKS from the coding sequence GTGAAGGCCAGAATACTCGTCGTCAACGATAATGCCGGGCCGCAATCGAAACGGCTCCTCTCTGCCTTGCGTGAAAGAGGCTTTGAGGTGACGACGGCCTCGCTTTCCACCATCGCTTTCGACACGACGAGCCACAGTGGCCTCGCCATTCCCGGCTTCGACGCAGGCGAATTGCCCGATGCCGTCATCGTCCGCTCGATTTCGGCCGGATCTTTCGAGGCGGTCACGCGCCGCCTTGGCGTGTTGCACGCGCTCGGCAAGCATGGCGTTCCCGTCTGGAATTCAGCACAGGCGATAGAGCGTTGCGTCGACAAGTCGATGACGACTTTCCTGCTAAAGAACGCCGATGTTCCGACACCAACGACCTTCGCCATTGAGGGACTGGAAGCCGCAACCGCGATCACGGCGCGTGAATTGCCCCAGACACCGCTGGTGCTCAAGCCGCTGTTCGGGGCACAAGGCCGGGGCATAAGGCTTATACGCGAACTGTCCGACCTTCCCACGGAGGAGGAGATCAACGGCGTCTATTATCTCCAGCATTACGTTCCACGCGCCGGTCCACCGTTTCGCGATTACCGGGTTTTCGTCTGCGCCGGCAAGGTACTGGCGATGATGGCGCGGCGCGGCGATGACTGGATAACAAACGTCAATCGCGGTGCGGCACCTGAAGCGATCTCGGGCGAGATCGAGGCCGAACTTGCAGAACTGGCGCTCGCCGCCGCTGCCGCAGTCGGCGCAGACTTCGCCGGCGTCGATATCGTGCCGGCGGCTGATGGCAGCCTGCACGTTCTTGAGGTCAACAGCATGCCGGCCTGGTCGGGATTGCAGTCGGTGGTGGCCGTTAACATCGCGGAGGCAATTGCGGAGTCCCTGCTCGCCTTTCTCGACACGCGCGGTCAGGCACGCCCGCCGCTCAGGTTGATCGAGCCATTTCCCATGGCCGTCGCGAAGTCGTAA
- a CDS encoding ATP-grasp domain-containing protein: protein MPARSQNNSKAVVIAAISGRALATAARRAGYRALVADMFCDADTVELADRAIRLPGNLHSGIDGARMIDTLSQLTDGEEPLAVVCGSGFERLPGTLDRIARKFPLAGNSGEAVRRVKDPETFAADCAALGIPHPELRREPPLDPENWLVKTAGAAGGTHIHRAKNEKAKAGRYFQRFIPGKSISALFVGDGSSARVVGFSRQFLSPTAGAPYRYGGAVRLRRFDRKDAAMIGGWLTALTARAGLVGLCSADFIRNDNGYHLLEINPRPGATLDIFDTDEAPLMEAHLRASRGEAPRLPGFSDCMASTIAYTDRPIPSFPQMAWPEWVADRQSAGSSLDAGDPVCTIFANGPSAHVAQHALNRRVRELQRQWAGDPS, encoded by the coding sequence TTGCCCGCGAGATCGCAAAATAACTCCAAGGCCGTGGTCATCGCGGCAATTTCCGGCCGTGCGCTCGCAACGGCGGCGCGGCGCGCCGGCTATCGCGCGCTGGTTGCCGACATGTTCTGCGATGCCGACACGGTGGAACTGGCGGACCGCGCAATCAGGCTGCCGGGCAATCTGCACAGCGGCATCGACGGCGCGCGCATGATCGATACGCTTTCGCAGCTCACCGACGGTGAAGAGCCTCTCGCCGTCGTTTGCGGCTCGGGCTTCGAGCGTCTGCCCGGCACGCTCGACCGGATCGCCAGGAAATTCCCGCTTGCCGGCAACAGCGGCGAAGCTGTTCGCCGGGTAAAAGACCCCGAGACTTTCGCCGCCGATTGCGCGGCACTCGGCATTCCGCACCCGGAACTGCGCCGCGAGCCGCCGCTTGATCCTGAGAACTGGCTGGTCAAGACGGCAGGCGCCGCCGGCGGAACGCACATTCATCGTGCGAAGAATGAGAAGGCAAAAGCCGGCCGCTATTTCCAGCGCTTCATTCCGGGCAAAAGCATCTCTGCGCTGTTTGTCGGCGACGGAAGCTCCGCGCGCGTCGTCGGCTTCAGCCGCCAATTTCTGTCGCCGACCGCCGGCGCTCCCTACCGCTATGGCGGTGCGGTACGGCTACGCCGCTTCGACCGGAAGGATGCGGCAATGATTGGCGGCTGGCTGACCGCACTCACCGCCCGAGCCGGCCTCGTCGGCCTGTGCAGCGCCGATTTCATTCGCAACGACAATGGCTATCACCTTCTGGAAATCAATCCGCGCCCAGGCGCGACGCTGGATATCTTCGACACCGATGAGGCACCGCTGATGGAAGCTCATCTGCGCGCCTCGCGCGGCGAAGCGCCCCGCCTGCCCGGCTTTTCCGATTGCATGGCGTCAACGATTGCCTACACCGACCGCCCGATCCCAAGTTTTCCGCAGATGGCATGGCCCGAATGGGTGGCCGACCGCCAGTCCGCCGGGTCCAGCCTCGATGCCGGTGATCCGGTCTGCACCATCTTCGCAAACGGCCCCAGTGCACATGTCGCCCAACATGCCCTGAACCGCCGCGTGCGGGAATTGCAACGCCAATGGGCAGGAGACCCGTCATGA
- a CDS encoding hydantoinase/oxoprolinase family protein, with the protein MTKEKHITVGCDIGGAHLKVARAEDGRIVEALTLATPIWHGLDRLTAAIREALPLFEGSSLNAFTMTGELSDIFPSREAGIATLLQMISDHFPGEAHIYAGRSGFVSPDRAVSLAMDVASANWHASAALVAKLTGDALFVDMGSTTTDILVTEGGVVANDGYTDAERLLTGELVYTGFTRSALIGVASGAPVRGRMTPLMNEYFASIADAHRILGVLDEADDKQPAADGQAKTVDGSIARIARMVGRDTSDLTAPEWRELAGWFSEQQLRTIHDAAFRVAGKLAARPDAPLVGAGIGRPQLKRLADRLERRFIDFADLIPATEESSSEASSAAPAAALAILACDLPKKG; encoded by the coding sequence GTGACAAAAGAAAAGCACATCACCGTCGGCTGCGACATCGGCGGCGCGCATCTGAAAGTCGCGCGCGCGGAAGACGGCCGCATCGTCGAGGCACTGACGCTGGCGACGCCGATCTGGCACGGCCTCGATCGCCTTACCGCCGCAATCCGCGAAGCATTGCCGCTGTTTGAAGGCAGCAGCCTCAACGCCTTCACCATGACCGGCGAACTTTCGGACATTTTTCCGTCGCGCGAGGCAGGCATTGCAACGCTGCTTCAGATGATCTCCGACCATTTCCCCGGCGAGGCACATATCTATGCCGGCCGCTCCGGCTTCGTTAGCCCTGACCGCGCAGTGTCGCTTGCCATGGACGTCGCCTCCGCCAACTGGCATGCGAGCGCTGCCCTCGTGGCGAAACTCACCGGCGATGCGCTGTTCGTCGACATGGGCTCGACCACCACCGACATCCTCGTCACGGAAGGTGGTGTCGTTGCAAATGACGGTTACACCGATGCCGAAAGGCTGCTCACCGGTGAGCTCGTCTATACGGGCTTCACCCGCAGCGCCCTGATCGGCGTTGCTTCCGGAGCCCCGGTTCGTGGCCGGATGACGCCGCTGATGAACGAGTATTTCGCCTCGATTGCTGACGCGCATCGCATTCTCGGCGTGCTCGACGAAGCCGACGACAAGCAACCCGCCGCAGATGGCCAGGCAAAAACGGTGGACGGTTCTATCGCTCGCATCGCCCGCATGGTCGGCCGCGATACGTCCGACCTGACCGCGCCGGAATGGCGCGAACTCGCCGGCTGGTTCAGCGAGCAGCAACTCCGAACGATTCATGACGCGGCTTTTCGAGTGGCGGGAAAGCTTGCCGCCAGACCGGACGCGCCGCTAGTCGGTGCGGGCATCGGACGCCCGCAATTAAAGCGGCTGGCAGATCGACTGGAGCGGCGCTTCATCGATTTCGCCGATCTGATCCCTGCGACGGAGGAAAGCAGCAGCGAGGCCAGCAGCGCCGCACCTGCCGCAGCGCTTGCCATTCTGGCCTGCGATTTGCCGAAGAAGGGCTGA
- a CDS encoding triphosphoribosyl-dephospho-CoA synthase → MLTRSDIRIAYEDACRQEIEAFKPGNVHVFAEGHDMTVAQFMTSASVSSEPLTDPKLPLGTRILEAVRATRNAVGTNTNLGIILLCAPLMLAAETNNDDLRKSLDEALRDMDLEDTAAVFEAIVLASPGGLGSSSQHDVREKPTAHLLEAMREASARDSIAQQYVTGYKDIFELGLPALEAATVRGESGMWPTVFAYMEFLSAIPDSHVLRKYGQAIAEEVREEAAIVRAAIGRNGDQEDRIRILAAFDGRLKQRGINPGTSADLTVACLLVHNLRLRLA, encoded by the coding sequence ATGCTTACCCGCAGCGACATCCGCATCGCCTATGAAGACGCCTGCCGGCAGGAAATCGAAGCCTTCAAACCGGGCAATGTGCACGTCTTCGCCGAGGGTCATGACATGACCGTCGCGCAATTCATGACCAGCGCGAGCGTCTCGTCCGAGCCGCTCACCGACCCGAAGCTGCCGCTCGGAACGCGCATCCTCGAAGCGGTGCGCGCCACGCGCAACGCTGTCGGCACCAACACCAATCTCGGCATTATCCTGCTATGCGCGCCTCTCATGCTCGCAGCCGAAACGAACAATGACGACCTGCGCAAAAGTCTCGACGAAGCCCTGCGGGACATGGATCTGGAAGACACCGCCGCCGTATTCGAGGCGATCGTACTCGCCTCCCCCGGCGGTCTCGGGTCGTCGTCGCAGCACGATGTCCGCGAAAAGCCGACCGCGCATCTGCTCGAAGCCATGCGCGAGGCATCGGCGCGAGACAGCATCGCCCAGCAATATGTCACCGGCTACAAGGACATTTTCGAACTTGGGTTGCCGGCGCTGGAAGCCGCGACAGTCCGCGGCGAAAGCGGCATGTGGCCGACCGTATTCGCATACATGGAATTTCTGAGTGCCATTCCGGACAGCCATGTGCTGCGAAAATACGGACAGGCAATTGCAGAAGAGGTGCGCGAAGAAGCCGCGATCGTTCGCGCCGCGATAGGCCGCAATGGCGATCAGGAAGACCGCATTCGCATCCTCGCAGCCTTCGACGGACGCCTCAAGCAGCGCGGCATTAACCCCGGCACCTCGGCCGATCTCACCGTAGCTTGTCTTTTAGTCCACAATCTCCGGCTTCGCCTTGCATAA
- a CDS encoding NAD(P)-dependent methylenetetrahydromethanopterin dehydrogenase: protein MATKHILHMLTPLRQMSPFDVNMAVDAGFDVVVPYTGVTLAEVTGLVQDAIFSRPPDAGANTGIFIAGKDVSLALDMFDAAKQAMVPPFVVSVFADPAGSFTTAAAMVAKVEKALDKKFDRKLKDTRISVFGATGVVGFCTAVIAAKDGAHVTVVGHDGLQRVGKIAAEIKSRFGVEVHAEDGSSEAKKTAILEASEVVLAAAKAGVQVLSKAQLNGAGKLLLAADVNAVPPAGIEGLTVNANSDPIDGASALGIGALAIGNVKYKTEFGLFQKMIDAKKPVAFDFQDAFSLAREIAK from the coding sequence ATGGCCACCAAACACATTCTGCACATGCTCACGCCGCTCCGGCAGATGAGCCCCTTCGACGTCAACATGGCGGTGGACGCCGGATTCGACGTTGTGGTGCCCTATACCGGCGTCACGCTCGCCGAGGTCACCGGCCTCGTTCAGGATGCCATCTTCTCGCGTCCACCGGACGCGGGCGCCAACACCGGCATTTTCATTGCCGGCAAGGATGTCTCGCTGGCACTCGATATGTTCGACGCGGCGAAGCAGGCCATGGTGCCGCCCTTCGTGGTTTCGGTGTTCGCAGACCCGGCCGGTTCCTTCACCACCGCTGCCGCCATGGTCGCCAAGGTCGAGAAGGCGCTGGACAAGAAGTTTGACCGCAAGCTGAAGGACACGCGCATATCTGTTTTCGGCGCCACCGGCGTCGTCGGCTTTTGCACCGCCGTCATCGCTGCCAAGGACGGTGCGCACGTCACGGTCGTCGGCCATGACGGCTTGCAACGCGTCGGCAAGATCGCGGCGGAAATCAAGAGTCGGTTCGGCGTCGAGGTCCATGCCGAAGACGGCTCATCCGAAGCCAAGAAGACGGCGATCCTGGAAGCCAGCGAAGTCGTGCTGGCCGCGGCCAAGGCAGGCGTCCAGGTGCTTTCGAAAGCGCAGTTGAACGGGGCGGGAAAGCTGTTGCTGGCGGCCGATGTGAACGCCGTCCCACCCGCCGGCATAGAAGGCCTCACGGTCAACGCCAACAGCGATCCGATCGATGGTGCGAGCGCCCTGGGCATCGGCGCACTCGCCATCGGCAATGTCAAATACAAGACCGAGTTCGGTTTGTTTCAGAAGATGATCGACGCCAAGAAGCCGGTCGCATTCGATTTTCAGGACGCATTTTCCCTTGCCCGCGAGATCGCAAAATAA
- the fae gene encoding formaldehyde-activating enzyme produces the protein MAKISKVLVGESLVGDGNEVAHIDLLIGPRGSAVETAFCNALTNNKDGFTSLLAVIAPNLQCKPNTVMFNKVTIKGAKQAVQMFGPAQFAVAKAVQDSVAEGIIPANEADDIFICVGVFIHWEANDDAKIQEYNYKATKEAIQRAIAGTPTAAEATAQRDKVKHPFGA, from the coding sequence ATGGCAAAAATTTCTAAAGTATTGGTCGGTGAATCGCTTGTCGGAGACGGCAACGAAGTTGCCCACATCGACCTTCTGATTGGCCCGAGAGGGAGTGCGGTCGAGACCGCGTTCTGCAACGCGCTCACCAACAACAAGGACGGCTTCACTTCGCTTCTTGCAGTGATCGCGCCCAATCTTCAGTGCAAGCCCAACACCGTGATGTTCAACAAGGTCACGATCAAGGGCGCCAAGCAGGCAGTGCAGATGTTCGGCCCGGCACAGTTCGCCGTTGCAAAAGCGGTGCAGGACAGCGTTGCTGAAGGGATCATTCCCGCCAACGAAGCCGATGACATTTTCATCTGCGTCGGCGTGTTCATCCATTGGGAAGCCAATGATGACGCCAAGATCCAGGAATACAACTACAAGGCAACCAAGGAAGCCATTCAGCGCGCCATCGCAGGCACGCCGACAGCCGCCGAAGCCACTGCCCAGCGGGACAAGGTCAAGCATCCGTTCGGCGCCTAG
- the mch gene encoding methenyltetrahydromethanopterin cyclohydrolase has product MKDGSAYLNDNAQRIVQDMIHDAERLRVSVSKGPLGECLIDAGAKAQGSVEAGLRMAEAAMGGLGVITTNLDQGSDKWPLHVEVRSSQPVLACLASQYAGWNLSSGEYFAMGSGPVRALARVEPLFSTLAYRETANASVIILETAKPPPESVVEKVAKATSLAPEKLTFIYAPTQSIAGAVQIVSRVLEVALHKANDLKFPLDNIIDGVATAPIPAPHPDFLTAMGRTNDAIIYGGVAQLFVRGTAKDAQALADKLPSSASRDHGRPFADIFKHFKGDFYAIDPLLFSPAQVLVTAIETGDTFRSGGRDFAMLEKSLG; this is encoded by the coding sequence ATGAAGGACGGTTCCGCATATCTCAACGACAATGCGCAACGCATCGTCCAGGACATGATCCACGATGCTGAGCGCTTGCGCGTTTCCGTTTCGAAAGGCCCTCTCGGCGAATGCCTGATCGACGCCGGCGCAAAGGCGCAAGGCAGTGTCGAAGCCGGTCTCCGCATGGCCGAGGCGGCCATGGGCGGGCTCGGCGTCATCACCACCAATCTGGACCAGGGTTCGGACAAGTGGCCGCTCCATGTCGAAGTCCGTTCCTCGCAACCTGTCCTGGCCTGCCTCGCCAGCCAGTATGCCGGCTGGAACCTTTCCAGCGGCGAGTATTTCGCCATGGGTTCCGGGCCTGTTCGCGCGCTGGCGCGGGTCGAGCCATTGTTCTCCACGCTCGCCTATCGCGAGACCGCCAATGCTTCGGTGATCATTCTGGAAACCGCAAAGCCGCCACCCGAATCGGTCGTCGAAAAGGTGGCAAAGGCAACAAGCCTCGCTCCCGAAAAACTGACATTCATCTACGCGCCAACCCAGAGCATTGCCGGTGCGGTGCAGATTGTCAGCCGCGTGCTTGAGGTAGCCTTGCACAAGGCCAACGATCTCAAATTCCCGCTCGACAATATCATCGACGGTGTTGCCACTGCCCCCATTCCGGCGCCCCATCCGGATTTCCTGACCGCGATGGGCCGCACCAACGATGCCATCATATACGGTGGCGTCGCACAGCTTTTCGTGCGCGGAACGGCAAAGGATGCGCAGGCGCTTGCCGATAAACTGCCGAGCAGCGCCTCGCGGGATCATGGCCGGCCCTTCGCCGACATCTTCAAGCATTTCAAAGGCGATTTTTATGCCATCGACCCGCTGCTGTTCAGCCCGGCGCAGGTACTGGTGACGGCAATCGAGACCGGCGATACGTTCCGAAGCGGCGGCCGCGATTTCGCAATGCTGGAAAAAAGCCTCGGCTGA
- a CDS encoding HisA/HisF-related TIM barrel protein: protein MRIIPVLDLKGGQVVRAEQGRRDRYRPIITPLSASAEVVAVAEGLRGLHPFSTFYIADLDAIEGRAPNEDALSRLRGMPQPPELWVDAGLADERAFASALGTPSLCPVLGSESQADEVLLRRFMSHPDLILSLDFFANGFRGPEALLANPDIWPQRVIVMTLAKVGAASGPDFPRLREIKAKAGNRMVIAAGGVRNEADLLELSSLGIAAALVATSLHDGTLTPAQIEALADKSP, encoded by the coding sequence ATGCGTATCATCCCCGTTCTCGACCTGAAAGGCGGGCAGGTCGTCCGCGCCGAACAGGGCAGGCGGGACCGCTACAGGCCGATCATCACGCCGCTCAGCGCCAGTGCCGAGGTAGTGGCTGTGGCCGAGGGTTTGCGGGGTTTGCATCCGTTTTCGACCTTCTACATCGCCGATCTCGACGCCATCGAAGGCCGTGCGCCAAATGAGGATGCACTGTCGCGGCTGAGGGGAATGCCGCAGCCACCGGAGCTGTGGGTGGACGCCGGGCTCGCAGATGAGAGGGCATTCGCTAGCGCTCTCGGCACACCGTCGCTTTGTCCCGTTCTGGGATCGGAGTCGCAGGCCGATGAGGTATTGCTCAGACGCTTTATGAGCCATCCCGATCTCATATTGTCCCTCGATTTTTTCGCCAACGGTTTTCGCGGACCAGAAGCCCTGCTCGCAAATCCGGACATCTGGCCGCAAAGGGTTATCGTCATGACGCTGGCCAAAGTCGGCGCCGCCTCAGGTCCTGATTTCCCGAGGCTTAGGGAGATCAAGGCGAAGGCTGGAAACCGTATGGTGATTGCCGCCGGTGGCGTGCGCAATGAGGCGGATTTGCTTGAACTGTCCTCGCTCGGCATCGCCGCCGCTTTGGTCGCGACGTCGCTTCACGACGGCACGCTGACCCCGGCACAGATCGAAGCGCTGGCTGACAAGTCGCCCTGA